The nucleotide sequence GCTCGCGATGGCCGTCTTCGCGCTGATCGGCGTCGCGTTCGGCTTCATCCTGCGCTCGGGTGCGGGGGCCATCGCGGCGACCGTCGGACTGCTGTTCGTCCTCCCGATCGTGGCGAGCTTCTTCTCGCTCGCCGGGGAGGCCTGGGCGTGGGTGCTCGACGCCTCGGCCTATCTGCCCGTGTCCGCCGCGCAGAACGCGATCCTTCCGGGTGACACGGCCGCGCTGGAGGCTCCGGTCGCCTTCCTCACGCTCGGCTGCTGGGTCGTCGGCGGCCTGCTGGCGGCCTGGGCCGTCCTGCGCACACGCGACGCGTAGGCCGTCGGTGCGGGCGCGGCGACGCGGGCCGGACACGGTCCGGGAGGACGAGGGGCTGCGGCTCCCTCGTCCTCCCGGCGTGTTCCGCCGGTTCTGGACGCGCCATCCGGTCCTGGCCGACGTCCTGCTGGCCCTCCTCTGCACCCTGCTCACGCTCACCCCCGCCGCGCGGGTCGACCGCGACGTGCTCGGAGCGTACGCGATGCTGCTGTCGGTGCTGCTGCCGGTGTGCGTCGTCCTCGCCTGCGGCACGCTGCTCTGGCGACGTCGGCGCCCGTGGCTCCCCGCCGCCGCCGCGATCCTCCTCGAGGTCTTCCTCCTGTTCTCCGCGACGCCGGGGAGCAGCCCGCTGCTCCTGTTCGCCGGTTACTCGCTGGCCGTCTACCGCTCCGCCCGCGCGGCATGGATCGCGTTCGGCTCCGCCACCGCGGTGACGGGCGCCAGCGCCGGACTGCTCTACGGACTCGGTGTCTTCACACTGCAGGCGGCCGCCAACGCTCTGCTCGGCACGGTGGTCCTCGGTCTCATCGGCACGCTCATCGGCGTCAACGTGGGCAACCGGAAGCGCTACCTGGATGCCGTGATCGATCGCTCCCGCCAGTTGCTCGTGGAGCGCGATCAGCAGGCGCAGCTCGCCGCCGCCGCGGAACGAGCACGGATCGCGCGTGAGATGCACGACATCGTGTCGCATTCCCTGACGGTGGTGGTGGCGCTGTCGGAGGGCGCGGCGGCCACGGCCGACCGCGACCGTGCCCGCGCGGCCGCCACCGCCGCCGCCGACACCGCCCGCGACGCCCTCACCCAGATGCGCTCGATGCTCGGTGTGCTGCGCGACGACGACACCCCGCTCCCCCTCGCGCCCGTGGCGCCGGCGCCGCCGCAGGACACCGTAGCGGCCGCGCAGCGGACCGGGTACCCCGTCACGCTGTCGACCACCGGTCAGGCCGAGGTCTCGCCGGACGTCGCCCACGCGCTCGGCCGCATCGTGCAGGAGGGGCTGACGAACGCGATGCGGCATGCCCCGACCGCGACCTCGGCGTCCGTGCGCCTGGACTACGGGAGCGATACCGTGGTGGTCGAGATCGTCAACGACGGCGTGACGGGGCCACCGCGGGTCGGCGGCTTCGGCGTGCGAGGCCTCGCGGAACGCGCCGCGCACGTCCACGGCACGGTCGAGTCGCGGCCGGACGGGACGGGACGGTGGCTCCTGCGGGCCGTGCTGCCGACGTCGTCCGAAGACCCGGCCGTGACGCCGCCCGGAGAGGAGAAGACATGACAACGCAGATCCGTGTGCTCCTGGTCGACGATCAGGAGCTGATCCGTCTCGGATTCCGCATGGTCCTGGAAGCGGAGCCCGACATCGTGGTCATCGGCGAGGCCGGAGACGGGAGCGCCGCGATCGCGCAGAGTGCGGCGCTCGCTCCCGACCTCGTCCTCATGGACATCCGCATGCCGCAGCTCGACGGCATCGCCGCGACGCAGGCGATCGTGCGGGCGCACCCGGAGACGAAGGTGCTCGTCCTCACCACTTTCGACCTCGACGAGTACGCCTTCGGAGCGATCCGCGCGGGTGCCAGCGGCTTCCTGCTGAAGGACGCCCAGCGCCACGAGATGCTCTCCGCCGTCCGCGCCGTGCACCGCGGAGACGCGGCCCTGGCGCCGCGGGTCACCCGCATGCTGCTGGAGCACGTCGGGCCGGAGCTGGGCGCCACGACGCCGTCCGCTCCCGACGACATCGACGATGCCGGCTACCGCTCACTGACCGATCGCGAGCGCGACGTGTTCCTCGCGCTCGCCCAGGGTCTCTCCAACGCGGAGATCGCGGCATCCCTGTACGTCGGCGAATCCACGGTCAAGACGCACGTGGGTCGCATCCTGGCGAAGCTCGGAGCCCGCGACCGCATCCACGCGGTCATCCTCGCGCATCGGCTCGGCCTCGTCGACCGCTGACGGCGGTCAGCCCTGCGGGGGCGTCCAGGCCGACACGCGGTTCAGACGCTCGACCTCCTCGGACGACAGCTCCAGTCGCGCACCGGCCAGCAGGTCGGGCACCTGGTCGACCGTCCGCGCGCTCGCGATCGGCGCCACGACCGTCGGCTGCGCCCGCAGCCACGCCAGCGCCGTCGCGGCGACCGAGGCGTCGTGCCCCGCGCCGATCTCCTCCAGCGCGTCGATGATCCGCAGGCCCGCGGCGGTGGCGTACTTCGCGGCACCGCCCGCCCGCGGTGACCCCTCCCCCGCGCTGTCCGTCGAGCGGTACTTGCCGGTCAGGAAGCCACTGGCCAGGGCGTAGTAGGGCACGAGCCCGAGTCCGAACTCCTCCGCGACGGGGATGACGGTGTCCTCGACCTCGTTGCGGTGCACGAGGTTGTAGTGCGGCTGGATCGCGACCGGGCGGGCGACGCCCAGGCGGTCCGCGATCTCGATCCACTGGCGGATGCGGTCGGCCGAGTAGTTCGACACGGCCACGTGTCGCACGAGCCCGTCCGCCACCAGGGCGCCGAACGCCCCCACCGTCTCCTCCAGCGGTACGGACTCGTCGTCGAAGTGCGCGTAGTAGAGGTCGATCTCGTCGACCCCGAGCCGCCCGAGAGAGGCTTCGGCCGCGCGGCGGACGTTGTCGGCGGAGAGACCGCGGAAGGCGGGGTGCTGGCTGACCTTGGTGGCGACGACCACGCCCTGCGGACGGCGCGAAGCCAGCCACGCACCGATGATCGTCTCGCTCTCGCCGCCCTCGTTCCCCGGCACCCAGGCGCTGTAGGCGTCCGCGGTGTCGATGAAGTCGCCGCCGCCATCGAGGAAGGCTTCGAGCACGGCGAACGAGGTGTCGCGGTCGGCGGTCCAGCCGAACACGTTGCCGCCGAGGGCGAGGGGGAAGACGTCGAGGTCGCTGCTACCGATGCGGGTCATATCCGGGACAACCGTCGGAGACCGTTCCCGCATTCCCCCGCGGACACGAAACGTCATGATCCGCAGGGACGAAGAAGGTGCGCAGGTGACCGGGGCGGGGTGCCGGCCACCTGCACCGGAGTAACATAACACCCTCCAACGTTTTACGCGAATCCTGGGCACGCCGAGGTCGTCGCCCACCGGGAGTGGCGGGACGACGGGAGGGAGAGACTCACCCCGGATCAGGATGCGGGGTGAGTCGATCGAGAGAGCCGACTACGGGACTCGAACCCGTAACCCCCGTATTACAAGTACGGTGCGCTACCAATTGCGCCAAGTCGGCGGATGCCATCACAGCTTAGCGATGGCCGGGACACGCGGCGGACTACTTCGCCGGCGCCGAGGTCGCCGTCGGAGTGGGCGTCGGGGATGCGGACTCGTAGTACGCCTCGCTCGCGACGGACATCACGAACGTGGACAGCTCCTGCGGGTCGTCCAGGGCGCCGACATACGCCTCGCCGTTGACGATGATCATCGGGGCGGCGGTGAGGACGAGGTCGTCGGAACCGGGAAGAGGCCCGTCGAGCGCTCGCGCGGTCGCCTCCTTCGCCCAGCTGATGTAGTCGCCGTCCCGGATGCAGGAGCGCACCGTCTTGGTGTTGTCCACGCCGACGGCGCCCGCGAGATTCGCGAGCTCCTCGTCGGACATCCCGTCACTGCCCACCTCAGGCTGGTCGTCCAGGAGGTCGTGGTTGAAGGCGTAGAACTGGTCCGGCGAGTGCGTGGCCACGCAGGCCGCCGCCGCCGCGGAACGCAGCGAGTACTTGGTGCCGTTGGAGCTGGCGGTGAGGAGCGCGACCGGGTGGTAGCTGACGGTGGCCGCGCCGTCCTCGATCCACTGCGCGAGGAGCCGGGCGTTGGCGCGCTCGAACTTGCCCGCATCGGGCGACAGGTAGTCGACGTACACGTGCACATCCACGGCGCCGGCTGCGGACGGCTCGGGCGACGGCGTCTCCGTGGCGCCGGCCTCGGAGGGCTCGGGGGCGGGGGTGTCCGACGCGGAACCCGCGATCGCGGCGGAGGCGATGTCCGTCACCACGACGCCGTCCTCCTGCATGCCGCTCGGGCTCAGCTGCGGCTTGGAGGTCTGGGAGGTCACCGCGAGGGTCACGGCGGTTCCGATCGCGCCGACCGCGATGATCGCGACCGCACCGATGATGATCCGTCGCATGAGACGCGCCCGCGACTGCTGGGCGTGCACCTTCTGGGCCTTCTCCCGCACGGCCTCGCGCGAAGTGCGAGGTGCGGGGACGTTCGGCGTTTCGTCGCTCGACATCGTTCCTCTTGAGTCTCAGGGGGTCCGGGTTGGCCCCGACCGCCGTCGGGCGGCGATCGCCGCTGCGCACGGCCGGGTTCGATGCTAACCAGTGAGGCTGAGAAATACCCAGGTGCGGGCGTTCGTGCCATACTGATCCCGACCCGATGAAGGGTCACGGCGGGTCGCTCCGCCGCTTCATTCACTACGGATCGTCCGGCACGTACCTGCCGGTGAAGGAGAAACACGATGGCATCTGTGACTTTCGACGAGGCCACCCGCCTCTACCCGGGCGGCACCCGTCCGGCTGTCGACAAGCTCAACCTCGAGGTGGGCGACGGCGAGTTCCTCGTCCTGGTCGGTCCCTCCGGTTGCGGTAAGTCCACCTCCCTCCGCATGCTCGCCGGCCTCGAAGAGGTCAACTCCGGCCGCATCCTCATCGGCGACCGCGACGTCACCGATGTGCCGCCGAAGGACCGCGACATCGCGATGGTCTTCCAGAACTACGCGCTGTACCCGCACATGACGGTCGCCGAGAACATGGGCTTCGCGCTCAAGATCGCCGGCGTCGGCAAGGAGGAGCGGGCCGCCCGCGTCCTCGAGGCCGCCAAGCTCCTCGACCTGGAGCAGTACCTGACCCGCAAGCCGAAGGCCCTCTCGGGTGGTCAGCGTCAGCGTGTCGCGATGGGCCGCGCGATCGTCCGCCAGCCGCAGGTGTTCCTCATGGACGAGCCGCTGTCGAACCTCGACGCCAAGCTCCGCGTCCAGACCCGTACGCAGATCGCGTCGCTGCAGCGTCGCCTGGGCGTCACCACCGTCTACGTCACGCACGACCAGACCGAGGCGCTCACGATGGGTGACCGCATCGCCGTGCTGAAGGACGGCCTGCTCCAGCAGGTGGGCACCCCGCGCGACCTCTACGAGAAGCCGGAGAACGTGTTCGTCGCCGGCTTCATCGGCTCGCCGGCCATGAACCTCTTCTCGGCCGACCTGGCCGACGGCGGCGTGCGCTTCGGCACCGAGATCGTGCCGCTCGACCGCGACACAGTCGGTCGTGCCAACGGCTCGCAGGTCACCGTGGGCGTCCGCCCGGAGGACATCACGGTCGGTCCGGCCGACGGCAAGGGCCTCTCGGTCGTCGTCGACCTCGTCGAGGAGCTCGGCGCCGACGGCTACCTGTACGGCCACACCGAGATCAACGGCAAGCGCACCGACCTCGTCGCCCGCGTCGACGGCCGCAACCACCCGAACGCGGGTGAGACCGTCACCCTCGCGGCGAACCCGGGCCACGTCCACGCCTTCGACCAGGAGTCGGGCGACCGCCTGAACGACAAGCCGGTCGTCTCCGCCTGATCGGAGAGCACCATCCGCGGCGCGGGCTGACTTCGGTCGCCCGCGCCGCGTCTTTTCCCCGGTACCCCTCAGGAGCTCCCATGCAGGAATCCCTCCGGATCACCGCCAAGACCGTCGACCCCGGGCTGCTCGCGCTGCCGTGGTCGACACCCCTGGAGAAGTGGCCCTCCGAGCACATCGTCTCGCTGCCCAAGGGCCTGTCGCGTCACCTCGTCCGCTTCGCCGACCTGTCGGGCCGGGTCGTGGCCGTCAAGGAGACGACGACGGAGATGGCTCGACGGGAGTACGAGATGCTGGGCAACCTGTCTCGGCTCGACGTGCCCTGCGTGGAGCGCGTCGCCGTGATCGCCGGCCGCACCGACTCCTCCGGGGCCCCGCTGCCCGCGGCCCTCGTCACCTCGCATCTGCGCTTCTCCATGCCGTATCGCGCGCTGTTCACGCGCGTTCTCCGCCCGGACACCGCCACCCGCCTCGTGGATGCGCTGGCGCTGCTGCTCGTCCGCCTGCACAACGTGGGCTTCTACTGGGGCGACGTCTCGCTCTCCAACACGCTGTTCCGTCGGGATGCCGGGGCATTCGCGGCGTACCTCGTCGACGCGGAGACCGGTGAGCTGCACGAAGAGGGACTGACCGACGGTCAGCGCGCCTACGACCTCGACCTCGCCCGGACGAACATCGCCGGCGAGATCATGGACCTCGCCGCCGGCGGACGCCTGGAGCACGGGGTCGACGCCGTCGCGATCGCGGACGGCATCGTGTCCTCCTACCGCTCGCTGTGGGCCGAACTCACCGCACAGGAGTCGTTCTCCGCCGCCGAGACCTGGCGGATCACCGAACGCGTCGAGCGGCTCAACGCGCTCGGATTCGACATCGACGAGATGTCGATGTCGACGACCGCGGACGGCACCGTCGTCGAGATCCAGCCGAAGGTGGTCGACGCCGGCCATCATCAACGGCGTCTCATCCGCCTCACCGGCCTCGACGTCGAAGAGAACCAGGCGCGGCGGCTCCTCAACGACCTCGACGAGTTCCGCGCCCGTTCCACGAAGCAGTGGGCCGATGAGGAGATGTACGCCCACGAGTGGCTCACGCGCGTGTTCGAGCCGGTCGTCCGGGCGATCCCGTACGACCTGCGCGCCAAACTCGAGCCCGCCGAGGTGTTCCACCAGGTGCTGGAGCACCGGTGGTACCTGTCCCAGGCGCAGGGACGCTCGGTCGCCCTGGCGGAGGTGCTGACGAGCTACATCAACGACGTGCTCCGTCACCGCCGCGACGAGGCCACCATCATGGGACCGCCGACGGAGACGATGAGCCTCCCGGTCGTCACCGGCACGCTCTCGCTCGCCGACGACGAGGACGACGTCGACTGGCGCGATCTCGTCTGATGCCGTGCGGCGGTCGCTCCCCCGGCGGGAGGACGGGCGTCAGTAGCCGACCGTGAACCGCTCCCGGTGGTGGTTCCCCTGCTCGATCTCGTCGACGATCGCCACGGCGAAGTCCGCTCCCGAGATGAAGGACTTGCCCTCGTCGTCGCGGACGAGCACATCGCCACCGTCGCGGTAGTGCCCCGTGCGCTCGCCCTCGGCCCACGGCCCGAACACCTCGGCGGGATGCACGAAGAACCAGTCCAGTCCCTCCCCCGTGCTCTCCAGGAGCGCGAGCGAGTCGATGCCGACCTGCGCTTCGTGCTTGTACTCCTCCGGGAAGCCCTGGTCGAACAGCCGCGGTCCGCCGGGAGCGACGAGACTCCCTCCGGCACCGCCCACGACGCCCAGTCGGGTCTCCGTGCCGTCGAGCAGCGCGATGACGTTGGTGAGCGCCTCCAGGACACGGTCCTCCATGTCGCCGCGGGGCGACAGGGCGGAGACGACCGCGTCGGCACCGCTGAACACCTCGGCCAGCGACGCCGGGTCGAGCGCCGAGCCCTGCACGTACGCGGCACCGGCGACCGGATCCGCGGGAACCGAGCGGGAGATGGCGACGACGGCGTGGTCGCGGCTCACCGCCTCGGCGACGATGTGACGTCCGGCGTAGCCGGTTCCTCCCAGGACGATGATGCGGGCCATGCTCTGTTCCTCTCGGTCAGTCGGCGGCCGCGCGGACGGTGGCCACCTGATACAGCGCGACGGACGCGGCGATACCGGCGTTCAGCGACTCGGTCGCCGCGGAGATGGGGATGGAGACGATCTGATCGCAGGTCTCGGTCACGAGGCGGGAGAGCCCCTTGCCCTCCGAACCGACGACGATGACCACCGGGCGGTCCGCCAGCTCCAGCGCGGGCAGCGAGACGTCGCCGTCACCGTCCAGGCCGAGGACGAACACACCCTGCTTCTTGAACTCCTTGAGCTGCGTCGTGAGGTTGGTGGCCAGCGCCACGGGGATCCGGGCCGCCGCCCCCGCGCTGGTCTTCCAGGCCGCCGAGTTCACGCCGGCGGAGCGCCGCTGCGGCAGGATGATGCCGTGGCCGCCGAACGCCGCCGTGGAGCGGATGATCGCACCGAGGTTGCGCGGGTCGGTGATGCCGTCGAGGGCGACGAACAGCGGCGTCTCGCCGCGGTCGATGACCTCTTCCAGAAGGTCCTGCGGGTGCGCGTACTCGTAGGGCGGCACCTTGAGCGCCACGCCCTGGTGCACCCCGTCGAAGCCGGCCATCCGGTCGAGCTCCTGGCGGGTGACCTCGAGCACCGGGATGTCGCGGTGGGTCGCGATCGACAGCATCTCCTTGACACGGTCGTCCATCTCGACGCGCTGTGCGATGTACATCGCGGTCGCCGGGATCTTCGCGCGCAGCGCCTCGAGCACCGAGTTGCGCCCGGTGACCGTCTCGGTGTCGTTCGTGTTGTCCTTCGACCTGGCGGTGCGGTTGGGGTTGCCACCCGATGCCGGACGTCCGGCGGGCTTGCCCTTCCCTCCCGCGGCTGCATAGCGCTCGGCCGCGGCCTTGCGCTTGCCCGCGGGGTGCCAGGCGCGGTCCTCCGCCTTCGGCGTGGGCCCGCGTCCCTCGAGCGCCTTGCGCCCGAGTCCGCCCGTGCCCTTGGTCGGGCCCTTCTTGTTTCCCTTGCTCGCGCCGGGGCGCCCTGGCTTAGCCATCGATACTCCAATGAGTTCCGGCCGGAGTGTCCTCCAGCGTGATTCCTGCGGCGGCGATCGCGTCTCGGATGCGATCCGCCGCCGCCCAGTCCTTCTCCGCGCGCGCGGTGGCGCGCTGCGCGATCATCTCCTGCACCAGCGCGTCGAGCGCCGCCGCCTGCGCGTCCCCGCCGGTCGGCGAGCCCGCTCCCGGGTGCAGCCCCAGTATCCTCGTCATCGCCCGCACCGCCCGTGCCGCGTCCAGCGCCGCGGCCGTGTCGCCCGCGTCCAGAGCCGAGTTCCCGGCCCGCACGCTCTCGTGCACGACCGCGAGCGCCTGAGGGACACCCAGGTCGTCGTCCATCGCGTCGACGAAGGCGGTCGGGAGGCTCTGCGCGGCGTGGTCCCCGAGCCCGTCGCCGGCCGCGCGGGCCGCGCGCTCCAGGAAGGAGCGGATGCGGCCGAGCGCGGCCTCCGCCTCCGTCCAGGACGACGCGGACAGGTCGAGACTGGATCGATAGTGGGCAGCGGCGAGCGCGTAGCGGACCACCAGGGGATCGTGCTCGGCGAGCACGTCGCGAGCGAGCGTGAAGTTGCCGAGCGACTTCGACATCTTCTGCCCGTCGACCGTGACCAGCCCGTTGTGCACCCAGTAGCGGGCGAAGCCGTCCCCCGCGGCGGTCGACTGGGCGAGTTCGTTCTCGTGGTGCGGGAAGCGGAGGTCGAGCCCGCCGCCATGGATGTCGAACTCCGCGCCGAGGTAGCGCTTCGCCATGGCCGAGCACTCGATGTGCCACCCCGGCCGGCCGGGGCCCCAGGGCGAGGCCCAGGTCGCGTCGACGGGTTCGTCCGGCTTCGCGCCCTTCCAGAGGGCGAAGTCCTGCGGGTTGCGCTTGCCGCGCGGATCGGCGTCCTGCGCCGCCTCCATCGCGTCGACGGACTGATGCGTGAGGTCGCCGTAGGACGGCCAGGAGCGCACGTCGAAGTACACGTCCCCCGAACCGTCGGGGGCGGGATACGCGTGACCGCGCTCGATGAGCAGCGCGATGAGCTCCTGCATCTGCGGGACGGAGGCCGTCGCGCGCGGCTCGTACGTGGGCGACAGGATGCCGACGCCCGCGTAGGCCGCGGTGAACTCCTGCTCCATCCGATACGCGAGCGCCCACCACGGTTCGGTCGCCGTCGCGTTGGCCAGCACCTTGTCGTCGATGTCGGTGACGTTGCGCACGAACGTCACTTGCCCGTAGCGATGGGCCAGCCACCGACGCAGGAGGTCGAAGCTGAGCGCTGCGCGCACGTGGCCGATGTGGGGGCCGGACTGCACCGTGGGTCCGCACACGTACATCGTGATGTTCTCGGGATCGAGAGGCACGAAATCGCGCAGCTGCTGTGCGCGGGTGTCGTAGAGGCGGAGTGTCACCGCTCAAGCCTACTCGGCGGGCGCTGAGAGACCCCGATCCTGACGCGGGATGACGAGCGCGACGGCCGTCACGGCGATCCCCTCGCCCCGTCCGGGGAATCCGAGACCGTCCGTCGTCGTGGCCGTCACCGACACGGGCGCGCCGCCGAGCGCCGCCGACAGGGCCGCCTCGGCCTCCGCGCGCCGCCCGCTGAATCGCGGGCGATTGCCCTGGAACTGCACCGACACGTTGCCGACCGCGAAGCCCGCCTCGGCCAGGAGCTCTCCGGTGCGCGACAGGAACACGTCGGCGTGGGCACCCGCGTACTCCGGGTGGGCGGTGCCGAAGTGCTCGCCGATGTCGCCGAGTCCCGCCGCCCCGAGCAGCGCGTCGACGACGGCGTGCGCCACCGCGTCGCCGTCGGAGTGCCCGGACAGCGCCGGCTCCCCCGGCCACTCCAGGCCGGCCAGCCACAGGTTCCCCTCCCCGCCGAAGGCGTGCACGTCGGTGCCGATTCCCACGCGCGGGGCGCCTGCCACGACCGTCGGCGAGGGGGGCGTCGCGGGCACCGCGGGCGGGGACACGAGCAGACGGGCGCGTTCCAGATCGGCGGGGGTGGTGATCTTGAACGACCGCTCCGACCCCGGCACCAGTCGCACGGGATGCCCGGCCGCGGCGAACAGGGCGGCGTCGTCGGTGTACTCCGCTCCGTGCGCGACCGCGGTCTCGTACGCCGCCTCCAGCAGCGCGCGCGGGAACCCCTGCGGCGTCTGCGCCGCCGCGAGCTCCGCGCGATCCACCGCGCCCGTGACGAGCCCATCGGCCACGCGCTTGAGCGTGTCGACCACGGGCAGACTCGGCACGACCCCGGCATCGCCGACCACGGCGGCCGCGACGGCGTCGATCACCGCCGGCGGCGTCAGAGCGCGTGCCGCATCGTGCACGAGCACCGTCGTCACATCGCCCCAGAGCGCGGCGAGACCCGCCGCGACGGACTCCTGCCTCGTCGTGCCCCCGGTGACCACACGACCCAGGTCGACACGGTCGCCCGCCGCCGCCTGCAACTCGGTCTGCGCGTCGCCCTCGTACCCCTGGGGGGCGACGACCACGACCTGCATCGGCGCGGCCGCGAAGACGCCGTCGAGGGCATGCCGGAGGATGCTGTGGCCGTCGATCCCGACGAAGGCCTTGGGCGCCCCCGCGTCGAGACGGGTGCCGGAGCCGGCGGCGACGACGATGACGGCGGTGTGCGGAACGGGGAGGATGCTCACAGCTTCACGTTACCCGCGGGGACGACGAAAGGCGGGTGCCGGAGCACCCGCCTTCCGTGAAGGACGTCTCAAGACGCGAGGACCTCGTCGAGCAGCGCGCCCGCCTTGTCCTCGTCGATCTTCTCCGCCAGCGCCAGCTCCGAGATGAGGATCTGCCGGGCCTTGGCCAGCATCCGCTTCTCACCCGCGGACAGACCGCGGTCCTGGTCCCGGCGCCACAGGTCGCGCACGACCTCGCTCACCTTGATGACATCGCCGGACGCGAGCTTCTCCAGGTTCGCCTTGTAGCGGCGCGACCAGTTGGTGGGCTCCTCGGTGAACGGCGCGCGCAGGACCTCGAACACGTGGTCGAGGCCTTCCTTGCCGATCACGTCGCGGACGCCGACGAGGTCGACGTTCTCGGCCGGGACCTCGATGATGAGATCGCCCTGCGTGACGTTGAGCTTCAGGTACTTCTTCGCCTCGCCCTTGATGATGCGCTCCTTGACCTCGATGATGGTCGCAGCGCCATGGTGCGGATAGACGACGGTCTCGCCAACCTCAAAAAGCATAAAAACATGTCCTTTCGGCAACCTCAAGGATACCACAGGGGATATGCGCTAAGGTTCGCGCTTCCTGGTCCCGGCAGCCCCGACGACTTACCCATAGAATGGGGACGGATATCCCGCCGGACCTCAGGAGGACCCGTGAAATCGCGCCTTGTCGCGTCTGTCGCCATCAGCGCCGTCGTTCTGCTCGGCGCGACCGGGTGCACGTTCATCACCCCGCAGGCGACGAAGACCGAATACGCCGCCTCCGACGGTGTGAACGTCTCGGATCAGGACGGCCCCGTCGTCGTCCGCAACGCCCTGATCATCGCGAACGAGGACGGCACCGTCGGTAACTTCGTCGGCGCGATCGTCAACCCGACGCAGGAGCGCGGCACCCTCACCATCTCCCTGGAGGGCAGCGACCCCTTCATGATCACGGTGCCCGCCGGCGGATCGATCAGCCTCGGCGCCGACGAGGAGCCGCTGCGCATCGTCGACCTCGACACCATGCCCGGCGCGACCGTCGCCATGCACTTCCAGTCCGGCGACTCCGCCGGCGTCACCACCGAGGTCCCGGTTCTGGACGGCACGCTGCCGTACTACACGGACCTCGCCCCCGAAGAGGACTGAGTCCCTGACGCTCCGAGAGGCCGGCACCCCACGGGTGCCGGCCTCTCGCGCGTGCACTCAGCCCTCGAAGCGGTAGCCGAGGCCCCGGACGGTGACGAGCATCACGG is from Microbacterium sp. BLY and encodes:
- a CDS encoding NAD(P)-dependent oxidoreductase — encoded protein: MARIIVLGGTGYAGRHIVAEAVSRDHAVVAISRSVPADPVAGAAYVQGSALDPASLAEVFSGADAVVSALSPRGDMEDRVLEALTNVIALLDGTETRLGVVGGAGGSLVAPGGPRLFDQGFPEEYKHEAQVGIDSLALLESTGEGLDWFFVHPAEVFGPWAEGERTGHYRDGGDVLVRDDEGKSFISGADFAVAIVDEIEQGNHHRERFTVGY
- a CDS encoding DUF4032 domain-containing protein, encoding MQESLRITAKTVDPGLLALPWSTPLEKWPSEHIVSLPKGLSRHLVRFADLSGRVVAVKETTTEMARREYEMLGNLSRLDVPCVERVAVIAGRTDSSGAPLPAALVTSHLRFSMPYRALFTRVLRPDTATRLVDALALLLVRLHNVGFYWGDVSLSNTLFRRDAGAFAAYLVDAETGELHEEGLTDGQRAYDLDLARTNIAGEIMDLAAGGRLEHGVDAVAIADGIVSSYRSLWAELTAQESFSAAETWRITERVERLNALGFDIDEMSMSTTADGTVVEIQPKVVDAGHHQRRLIRLTGLDVEENQARRLLNDLDEFRARSTKQWADEEMYAHEWLTRVFEPVVRAIPYDLRAKLEPAEVFHQVLEHRWYLSQAQGRSVALAEVLTSYINDVLRHRRDEATIMGPPTETMSLPVVTGTLSLADDEDDVDWRDLV
- a CDS encoding response regulator transcription factor, which produces MTTQIRVLLVDDQELIRLGFRMVLEAEPDIVVIGEAGDGSAAIAQSAALAPDLVLMDIRMPQLDGIAATQAIVRAHPETKVLVLTTFDLDEYAFGAIRAGASGFLLKDAQRHEMLSAVRAVHRGDAALAPRVTRMLLEHVGPELGATTPSAPDDIDDAGYRSLTDRERDVFLALAQGLSNAEIAASLYVGESTVKTHVGRILAKLGARDRIHAVILAHRLGLVDR
- the rlmB gene encoding 23S rRNA (guanosine(2251)-2'-O)-methyltransferase RlmB, whose amino-acid sequence is MAKPGRPGASKGNKKGPTKGTGGLGRKALEGRGPTPKAEDRAWHPAGKRKAAAERYAAAGGKGKPAGRPASGGNPNRTARSKDNTNDTETVTGRNSVLEALRAKIPATAMYIAQRVEMDDRVKEMLSIATHRDIPVLEVTRQELDRMAGFDGVHQGVALKVPPYEYAHPQDLLEEVIDRGETPLFVALDGITDPRNLGAIIRSTAAFGGHGIILPQRRSAGVNSAAWKTSAGAAARIPVALATNLTTQLKEFKKQGVFVLGLDGDGDVSLPALELADRPVVIVVGSEGKGLSRLVTETCDQIVSIPISAATESLNAGIAASVALYQVATVRAAAD
- a CDS encoding ABC transporter ATP-binding protein, with the translated sequence MASVTFDEATRLYPGGTRPAVDKLNLEVGDGEFLVLVGPSGCGKSTSLRMLAGLEEVNSGRILIGDRDVTDVPPKDRDIAMVFQNYALYPHMTVAENMGFALKIAGVGKEERAARVLEAAKLLDLEQYLTRKPKALSGGQRQRVAMGRAIVRQPQVFLMDEPLSNLDAKLRVQTRTQIASLQRRLGVTTVYVTHDQTEALTMGDRIAVLKDGLLQQVGTPRDLYEKPENVFVAGFIGSPAMNLFSADLADGGVRFGTEIVPLDRDTVGRANGSQVTVGVRPEDITVGPADGKGLSVVVDLVEELGADGYLYGHTEINGKRTDLVARVDGRNHPNAGETVTLAANPGHVHAFDQESGDRLNDKPVVSA
- a CDS encoding sensor histidine kinase produces the protein MFRRFWTRHPVLADVLLALLCTLLTLTPAARVDRDVLGAYAMLLSVLLPVCVVLACGTLLWRRRRPWLPAAAAILLEVFLLFSATPGSSPLLLFAGYSLAVYRSARAAWIAFGSATAVTGASAGLLYGLGVFTLQAAANALLGTVVLGLIGTLIGVNVGNRKRYLDAVIDRSRQLLVERDQQAQLAAAAERARIAREMHDIVSHSLTVVVALSEGAAATADRDRARAAATAAADTARDALTQMRSMLGVLRDDDTPLPLAPVAPAPPQDTVAAAQRTGYPVTLSTTGQAEVSPDVAHALGRIVQEGLTNAMRHAPTATSASVRLDYGSDTVVVEIVNDGVTGPPRVGGFGVRGLAERAAHVHGTVESRPDGTGRWLLRAVLPTSSEDPAVTPPGEEKT
- a CDS encoding thioredoxin domain-containing protein; the encoded protein is MSSDETPNVPAPRTSREAVREKAQKVHAQQSRARLMRRIIIGAVAIIAVGAIGTAVTLAVTSQTSKPQLSPSGMQEDGVVVTDIASAAIAGSASDTPAPEPSEAGATETPSPEPSAAGAVDVHVYVDYLSPDAGKFERANARLLAQWIEDGAATVSYHPVALLTASSNGTKYSLRSAAAAACVATHSPDQFYAFNHDLLDDQPEVGSDGMSDEELANLAGAVGVDNTKTVRSCIRDGDYISWAKEATARALDGPLPGSDDLVLTAAPMIIVNGEAYVGALDDPQELSTFVMSVASEAYYESASPTPTPTATSAPAK
- a CDS encoding aldo/keto reductase, which produces MTRIGSSDLDVFPLALGGNVFGWTADRDTSFAVLEAFLDGGGDFIDTADAYSAWVPGNEGGESETIIGAWLASRRPQGVVVATKVSQHPAFRGLSADNVRRAAEASLGRLGVDEIDLYYAHFDDESVPLEETVGAFGALVADGLVRHVAVSNYSADRIRQWIEIADRLGVARPVAIQPHYNLVHRNEVEDTVIPVAEEFGLGLVPYYALASGFLTGKYRSTDSAGEGSPRAGGAAKYATAAGLRIIDALEEIGAGHDASVAATALAWLRAQPTVVAPIASARTVDQVPDLLAGARLELSSEEVERLNRVSAWTPPQG